The genome window GGCCGTTGCCAGCAGCAATGCCACCGTCAACCAGCGCGCGGATAGGGAAAGACGCATATTCCTTCTCCATCGCCAAGAGTTTCCCGATGCCGCCATTCCGCCCCTCGCTAGGTATCCAAGCACCAAATCAATCCTGCGACCTTATCTTCTGCAAGGACCGGTCGAAGTAGGACCAATCCAAGGAACCTACCGTGGCACTATCGGAGGGTTGTGCCTCTTGGGCGCGGGTATCTTGCCTTTGGTCATTATTGGTCCGTTGAATGCCGGGAAGGTCCGGGAGTCCGCTTGCACCTCAAAGTACATTGAGTAGTTGACACCAATGCCGAACTCGGCTTTCAGCAAGGTGAACGTGTAAAACAGGGGGCACGAGTCCGGACTGCACACTGCGTCCTTTACGTACTGCGCGTACATATCGGCGATTGGGTCGAGGCCCTCCTTAATTGGGTCCCTGAACCCATTTTTCTCGATAGCGGTGAGAAACTCCTGTGTCCCTCCGTGGGTGGGCGGGTGGCCCACCTTCCGCGCGAGAGTATATCCCGAAAGCAGCACACCCGGGGGTGCCCCACCCTTTGCCGGTCCGGAGCGCAAGCGACGGGCGCTTTGGGCAAAGGGTGGGCGGGCCCTCTAGAAGCGGAAGAAGATTCCGAAGGTGATCTCCACCTGGTGCAGGGTGCCGCTGCCCGCCAGAGTGCGGAAGCTGCTGAGCGGAGGCGCGCTCAGGCTGGAGGGAAAGCCGGTGGAAGGATTGTTGCTGAAGGAGAGCGAGGGGTTGCCGGTGGTGCCGATGGCGTTGGCCGGGGTGAGGGTGGCTACCGTGGGAGCGGCGTCCAGCAGGTTGTCCACGTTGTAGCCGCTCACGTAGTCACGCACCTCGCCGCGGATCCCGTAGTGCGGCGTGATGTAGTACTTGACGCCCGCTCCGAAGAAGCCGGTGGCGGCGTGGTCGGGGACGCGGTAGTGCAGGCGCACCGCGTCGGTCTCGTTGTGAGGGGCGCCGGTGAAGCTGAACTGGTAGTTGCCCACCAGGGTGGCCGAGGGCGCGTCCCCCAGGCTGAAGATGCCGCCGCCGCCGAAGGTCACGTAAGGGATGGCGCGGCCCTGGGTGCGCAGGTTGATGTTGAGCGCGCCCGTGGCCACGAGTTCCTGCCCGCTGTGGTCGTGGATGGTGGCCACCGAGGTCACGCTGGTGCCGCTGCAGACCCCGCAGGCGGGCGCGGTGAAGAGCTGGGTGAAGGCCGCCTGCCAGGTGGCGCTCGAGGTGTTGATCTGGTCGCCCGCGCCGTAGAAGGCCAGCGAGCCGAAGTTGTATTCGAAGCCGGCCTCGATGGAGAAGCGCGGGGTGATCTCGCGGGTGAGGCGCGCGCCCACCCCCGGGCCGTGGTCCCGCCGCACCACCGCGTGGGTCAGCACCGAATCCAGCGAGGCGATGGACTGGGTCAGCAGCGGGATGTGGTTCAGTTGCACCGTGTTGTACAGCGTGTTGCCCACGCCGAAGTACCAGGAGGGAACGAAGAGGCTGGAGCCGCCGCTGGGCGAGGTGAAGCCGCCCACGATCCCCGGCAGCGTGGAGGTGCCACCGGTGGGATTGAAGCTCAGGAAGCCGGCGCCGTGGAACTCGACCTCCCATTTGCGGGCGGGATCGGGGCTGATCCCGGGAGCCGCCGCCGGACGCGGCTGCGCGGCCGCCACCGCCCACCATCCTGGGGCGGGCCGGGGCGACGGCGGCGCGGGCGCCGATACCGGCGCCGGCGAGCTGGCGGAATCCTGAGCGGCGGCGACGGTGGCCGCGCCCAGCAGCAGGAGCGACAGAAACAGAAGGGCGGAAGCCAGTGGAAAGAAGCGGCGCGTGCGGGTCATCGCGATCCTTTCACTGCGAGGGTCGGAAATCTCCCAGTGCCCGGAGCCCAAACGGCCCCCTAGTTTATCACCAGAGTCGGGCGCGCGCCCCGATGTCCCGCGGACGGGGGACCTTCAGACAACATCGGTTCCCAAGGGGATTTGGCTGCCCCCCAGGGATTCGAACCCCGATATGCTGATCCAGAGTCAGCTGTCCTACCATTGAACGAGGGGGCAGCAGCGGTTGGACTCCTTGATTCTAGGGGCAGGCTGGTCTACGGTCAACCGGAGGCAGGCATGACGCGCGAGCGCTTTGCCGCGGTGGTGGGAGACGTGCTCGACCATCTCCCCGAACTCTTCCGCCGGCGCATCCACAACGTGGCGGTGCTGGTGGAGGACTATCCGCCCGCGCAGCGTCCGCGCCCGCACGCTCCCCGCCCGCGCGCCGGCGCCCCCCGCGAGCTGCTGCTGGGGATCTTCGCGGGCGTGCCGCGCACCCAGAAGAGCGTCTTCCAGGCGGCCGCCGGCCCCGACCACATCGTGCTCTACCAGAAGAACATCGAGGCCATCTGCGGCAGCGAGGCGGAGGTGCGCCAGCAGATCCGCCGCACCCTGCTGCACGAATTGGGACACTACTTCGGCATGACGGAAGAAGAACTGCGTGACCTGTGAGCCCGCCGCCCGCCCCGCTCCGCCGCCCAGGGACTAGAATGGCGGAGGCCGCGGCTGCGGCCGGGAGCGAACGACCATGGCATCGAGCCTGACCCCCAAAGCCACGGAGATCGAGATGCAGGAACTGGCGCGGCGCCCGCTGCGG of Terriglobales bacterium contains these proteins:
- a CDS encoding metallopeptidase family protein is translated as MTRERFAAVVGDVLDHLPELFRRRIHNVAVLVEDYPPAQRPRPHAPRPRAGAPRELLLGIFAGVPRTQKSVFQAAAGPDHIVLYQKNIEAICGSEAEVRQQIRRTLLHELGHYFGMTEEELRDL